In one Winogradskyella sp. MH6 genomic region, the following are encoded:
- a CDS encoding zinc-dependent metalloprotease gives MKKNYPKFLLTFFLALFFGIIGNAQKTGNIWSINKDQIKKEDVAFYKSKPKYSTIITINLEGLKQQLANVPQRQFSTKDQGVVLQFPNHEGKPESYLVQEASVMEYELQSQFPEIRSFVGKGIDNPAAIIRFSISPQKGFSGMVLSDSKTVFLEPYTQDLKTYIAFINSDEDGPRGSFVCETEYDPADFKISDEDFITAKNANDGILRTYRLALACTAEYAQFHGGNVANVLAAMNVTMNRVNGVYERDLGLTMVIIANNQDIIFLEDTALNPDPYTNNSGGIMLDENQTTCDNLIGSANYDIGHVFSTGGGGIAQLRSPCTANKAKGVTGSPVPQGDAFDIDYVAHEMGHQFGGNHTQNNSCQRSSVSVEPGSASTIMGYAGICAPNVQNNSDDYFHGENIKEMWANISSGPSSTCFASSTTNNAAPAANAGADYTIPLSTAFVLRGSATDADTASGLTYCWEQTDATPATMPPQSTNSAGPLFRSLDPTTSPNRYMPTLSTVFSGSLATTWEVVPSVGRTMNFSLTVRDNEVGGAATDSDDMTVTVQNFSTPFTVNTPPTWGANSSQTVSWVVGQTNSAPINCQTVNILFTTNGGFSFTTLASGVPNTGSATITVPGIGNTSNARVLVEAADNIFYAVSNAFSISNVQDFSINATNGDAFVCGQDTASIDFSFITSNGFSETTSFSVSGLPGGVGSNINPMSLNTDGTVTLNLTGLNSLANNTYTITLIATSPSITKQTTVDLIITDGVCPSEGNLSFQTRTTGVIFNTINNLDAGPKTSPYTDFTSISTDVEAGMDYDLSVRANSDGNYRISTRVWIDWNQNCSFDDPGEEYDLDLGTTANIADELTDGSPLTITVPVDAVAGTTTMRVSTKYSPPSPNPLDFPTSCETGFDGEVEDYSLNVINDLSIEDNELDNLSVYPNPNNGTFTIGFNSRSGEDISIEVFDIRGRAIYTKTFNSTNRFNEVIQLSSAQSGVYLLNISDGSYKTTKKIIVE, from the coding sequence ATGAAAAAAAATTACCCTAAATTCCTTTTAACCTTTTTTCTTGCTTTGTTTTTTGGCATAATAGGAAATGCCCAAAAAACGGGTAACATATGGTCAATCAACAAAGATCAAATTAAGAAAGAAGATGTAGCTTTTTATAAATCCAAGCCCAAATATTCAACGATAATTACAATTAATCTTGAAGGGTTAAAGCAACAATTAGCAAATGTTCCTCAACGTCAATTTTCTACTAAAGATCAAGGAGTAGTACTTCAGTTCCCTAATCATGAAGGAAAACCTGAATCTTATTTGGTACAAGAAGCTTCTGTGATGGAGTATGAACTACAATCACAGTTCCCTGAAATAAGATCATTTGTTGGAAAAGGAATTGACAACCCTGCTGCAATAATTAGATTTAGTATATCTCCTCAAAAGGGTTTTAGTGGCATGGTATTGTCTGATAGCAAAACAGTTTTTCTTGAGCCCTACACCCAAGATTTAAAAACATATATAGCTTTTATAAATTCTGATGAAGATGGTCCAAGAGGAAGTTTTGTTTGTGAAACAGAATATGATCCGGCAGATTTTAAAATATCTGATGAGGATTTTATAACAGCAAAAAATGCGAATGATGGCATACTAAGAACCTATCGTTTAGCTTTAGCTTGTACAGCAGAGTACGCACAGTTTCATGGAGGTAATGTTGCTAATGTATTAGCGGCAATGAATGTAACCATGAATAGAGTAAACGGTGTTTACGAAAGAGACTTAGGATTGACTATGGTTATAATAGCAAATAATCAAGATATTATATTTTTAGAGGATACAGCACTAAATCCAGACCCTTATACTAATAATAGTGGCGGTATAATGCTTGACGAAAATCAAACAACTTGCGATAACCTCATAGGATCAGCTAATTACGACATAGGTCATGTTTTTAGTACTGGAGGAGGTGGAATAGCTCAATTACGTTCTCCATGTACCGCAAACAAAGCTAAAGGAGTAACAGGTTCTCCAGTACCTCAAGGCGATGCTTTTGATATAGACTATGTTGCTCATGAGATGGGACATCAATTTGGAGGCAATCATACTCAAAACAATAGTTGTCAAAGGTCGAGTGTGTCTGTAGAACCTGGAAGTGCTTCTACAATTATGGGCTACGCAGGTATTTGTGCTCCTAATGTTCAAAATAATAGTGATGATTATTTTCATGGGGAGAACATAAAAGAGATGTGGGCTAACATATCATCTGGCCCAAGCAGCACTTGTTTTGCTAGTAGCACAACAAATAATGCAGCTCCCGCTGCCAACGCTGGTGCAGATTACACAATTCCTTTATCTACAGCATTTGTTTTAAGGGGTTCTGCAACTGATGCAGATACAGCTTCAGGGTTAACCTATTGCTGGGAGCAAACAGATGCAACACCAGCAACGATGCCTCCGCAATCTACTAATTCTGCAGGGCCTTTATTTAGGTCTTTAGATCCAACCACGTCTCCGAATAGATATATGCCAACTTTGAGCACTGTTTTCTCGGGTTCTTTAGCCACTACTTGGGAGGTTGTGCCGTCTGTAGGTAGAACTATGAATTTTTCACTAACAGTAAGAGATAATGAAGTGGGTGGAGCTGCAACAGACTCTGATGATATGACAGTGACCGTTCAGAATTTTTCCACACCATTTACGGTTAATACACCACCAACATGGGGAGCAAATTCTAGTCAGACAGTATCATGGGTTGTTGGTCAAACAAATTCAGCTCCAATAAATTGTCAAACTGTAAATATTTTGTTTACAACCAATGGTGGTTTTTCTTTTACTACCCTAGCCTCTGGTGTTCCTAATACAGGTTCAGCAACAATAACAGTTCCAGGTATAGGTAATACTAGTAATGCTAGAGTTTTAGTAGAAGCAGCAGATAACATTTTTTATGCGGTATCTAATGCTTTTTCAATCTCAAACGTACAAGACTTTAGCATAAATGCTACTAATGGAGATGCATTTGTATGTGGGCAAGATACAGCTTCAATAGACTTTAGTTTTATAACGTCTAATGGTTTTTCTGAGACAACTTCATTTAGTGTATCTGGTTTACCTGGAGGCGTAGGTTCTAATATAAACCCAATGTCTTTAAATACTGACGGTACGGTAACACTTAATCTAACAGGGTTAAATTCTTTAGCGAACAACACCTATACGATTACACTTATTGCTACCTCACCATCAATCACAAAACAAACAACCGTAGATTTAATAATTACAGATGGAGTTTGTCCTTCGGAAGGAAATTTAAGCTTTCAGACAAGAACAACAGGTGTGATTTTTAATACTATTAATAACTTAGATGCAGGCCCTAAAACCTCTCCTTATACAGATTTCACATCAATTTCTACTGATGTTGAGGCTGGTATGGATTACGATTTATCTGTAAGAGCGAACTCTGATGGTAATTACCGAATTAGTACCAGAGTATGGATTGACTGGAATCAAAACTGCTCGTTTGATGATCCTGGCGAAGAGTATGATTTAGACTTAGGTACGACTGCAAATATTGCGGACGAATTAACAGACGGTTCGCCTCTAACGATAACGGTTCCTGTAGATGCAGTTGCAGGTACAACAACAATGAGAGTAAGTACTAAGTACTCTCCTCCATCTCCTAATCCACTAGACTTCCCTACGTCTTGCGAAACAGGTTTTGATGGTGAGGTAGAAGACTATTCTTTAAATGTTATTAATGACTTGAGTATAGAAGACAATGAGTTAGACAACTTAAGCGTTTATCCAAACCCAAATAATGGCACCTTTACTATTGGTTTTAACTCAAGATCGGGTGAGGATATAAGTATTGAAGTATTTGATATTAGAGGTAGAGCTATTTATACTAAGACCTTTAATAGCACTAATAGATTCAATGAAGTGATTCAACTAAGTAGTGCACAATCAGGTGTGTATTTATTGAATATTTCTGATGGCTCTTACAAGACAACCAAGAAAATTATAGTTGAATAA
- a CDS encoding NAD(P)/FAD-dependent oxidoreductase produces the protein MNLSYWEIKTWFTEVDFTIVGSGIVGLNTAFHLKNRFPSAKIVILEQGVLPQGASTKNAGFACFGSLSEIIDDLTTHSEEEVLNLITKRINGLQLLRETLGDKAIDYQNLGGYELFTKENEPLYNLCQEKQEYINKSLKPIFNDDVFSFKSNNFGFKNIQSRCCFNQFEGQLDTGKMMEALLHKVLSLGVKIINNCTVETYSEGTSDVKIKTNQFEFSTSKLLIATNGFASRLIDEEVKPARAQVLITKPIHNLHIKGTFHLDRGYYYFRNIDDRILFGGGRHLDFKTEETDEFGQTERIQNTLESLLKTTILPNIDFEIDHRWSGIMGVGQQKKAIVKQLSNNVFCGVRLGGMGVAIGSSVGKDLADLME, from the coding sequence ATGAATTTATCGTATTGGGAAATAAAAACGTGGTTTACAGAGGTCGATTTCACTATCGTTGGAAGTGGAATCGTTGGGCTCAACACAGCATTTCATTTAAAAAACAGATTCCCAAGCGCTAAGATTGTAATACTAGAACAAGGGGTTTTGCCACAAGGGGCCAGCACTAAAAATGCAGGTTTTGCTTGTTTTGGAAGCCTAAGTGAAATTATTGACGACCTAACAACACATTCAGAAGAAGAGGTGTTAAATCTCATTACAAAACGAATAAATGGCTTACAATTACTTCGCGAAACCTTGGGAGATAAAGCTATAGACTATCAAAACCTTGGTGGATATGAGTTATTCACAAAAGAGAATGAGCCACTTTATAATCTATGCCAAGAGAAACAAGAGTATATTAATAAGTCTCTAAAGCCTATTTTTAACGATGATGTCTTTAGTTTTAAATCAAATAACTTTGGGTTTAAAAACATTCAATCTCGATGCTGTTTTAATCAGTTTGAAGGACAGCTAGATACAGGTAAAATGATGGAGGCGCTTCTTCATAAGGTGTTGAGTTTGGGTGTTAAAATCATTAATAACTGTACTGTAGAGACCTATTCAGAAGGAACAAGCGATGTAAAGATAAAAACCAATCAATTTGAGTTTTCGACTTCAAAACTTTTAATAGCCACAAACGGATTTGCTTCAAGATTAATAGACGAAGAAGTAAAGCCTGCAAGAGCTCAGGTTTTAATCACCAAACCTATACATAATCTGCACATCAAAGGAACATTTCATTTAGATAGAGGCTATTACTATTTTAGAAATATAGATGATAGAATTCTATTTGGAGGTGGAAGGCATTTGGATTTTAAAACAGAGGAAACAGATGAATTTGGGCAAACAGAGCGTATTCAAAATACTTTAGAGTCGTTACTAAAAACCACTATTTTGCCCAATATAGATTTTGAAATTGACCATAGATGGTCTGGTATAATGGGAGTTGGCCAACAAAAAAAGGCTATTGTAAAACAACTTAGCAATAATGTTTTTTGCGGAGTAAGACTTGGCGGTATGGGAGTTGCTATTGGTAGTAGTGTTGGAAAGGATTTAGCAGATTTAATGGAATGA
- a CDS encoding 3-oxoacyl-ACP synthase, which yields MNTKEQLYTKCSDVLQARLALVKKSILDLENALQSETKSSAGDKHETGRAMIQIEREKAGQQLAEIQKSQELLQKIDYNSIHKNIALGSVVYTSQHNYFISISVGEISLNEASFYAISPLSPIAKLLLGKTKGDTMVFRDNSFVISKVI from the coding sequence ATGAACACAAAAGAACAGCTATACACTAAATGTAGTGATGTTTTACAAGCACGTTTAGCACTTGTTAAAAAAAGCATTTTAGACCTTGAGAATGCGTTGCAGTCTGAAACAAAGAGTAGTGCAGGAGATAAGCATGAAACAGGGCGAGCCATGATACAAATAGAGCGTGAAAAAGCAGGGCAACAGCTTGCAGAAATTCAAAAGAGTCAAGAGTTACTTCAAAAAATAGATTACAATTCAATACACAAAAACATTGCTTTAGGGAGTGTGGTGTACACTTCACAGCACAATTATTTCATAAGTATAAGCGTAGGTGAAATAAGTCTTAACGAGGCATCATTTTATGCCATTTCTCCATTATCACCAATTGCTAAATTATTATTAGGGAAGACAAAAGGAGACACTATGGTTTTTAGAGATAATTCCTTTGTAATATCAAAAGTGATATAG
- a CDS encoding ABC transporter ATP-binding protein yields the protein MLQVKNLSFGYTDNPVLKDINFTVKSGENLAIIGESGSGKSTILKLIFGEYDLEHGQVFWKNTEILGPKHNLVVGYDFMKYVTQEFDLMPYTSVANNIGKHLSRFYPEEKEKRTQELITIVELDNFAQTKVKNLSGGQKQRVALARALAKEPEILLLDEPFSHIDNFKKQSLRRNVFNYLKEKNITCVVATHDKNDVLGFADEMLVLHNKKIIAKDTPQNLYKNPKLPLIASFFEEFNSVNNTIYYAHQLKIVDHSDLKAIVKQSYFNGNSWLVEALYNEHLIYISHTESINEKEMIYFKILD from the coding sequence ATGCTTCAAGTTAAAAACCTTAGCTTCGGTTATACCGATAATCCTGTTCTGAAGGATATAAACTTCACCGTTAAATCAGGTGAAAATCTAGCTATCATTGGCGAGAGTGGTTCTGGAAAAAGTACAATTCTAAAATTAATTTTTGGTGAATATGACTTAGAACACGGTCAGGTATTTTGGAAAAACACCGAAATTCTTGGCCCAAAACATAATTTGGTTGTGGGCTATGATTTTATGAAATATGTCACTCAAGAATTTGACCTAATGCCTTATACTTCGGTTGCAAATAATATTGGTAAACATCTATCGCGTTTTTATCCTGAAGAAAAAGAAAAACGAACGCAAGAATTAATTACAATTGTAGAATTAGACAACTTTGCACAAACCAAAGTAAAAAATCTGAGTGGTGGACAAAAACAACGTGTTGCCTTAGCCAGAGCTTTGGCAAAAGAACCAGAAATCCTTCTGCTAGATGAGCCCTTTAGTCATATTGATAATTTCAAAAAACAATCCTTACGCAGAAACGTATTTAACTATCTAAAGGAAAAAAATATTACTTGCGTTGTGGCCACCCATGATAAAAATGATGTTCTTGGTTTTGCGGATGAAATGTTAGTGCTACACAACAAAAAGATTATTGCTAAAGATACTCCTCAAAACCTTTATAAAAACCCGAAACTACCTTTAATAGCTTCTTTTTTTGAAGAGTTTAATAGTGTTAACAACACTATTTATTACGCTCACCAATTAAAAATTGTAGACCATTCTGACTTAAAAGCCATTGTTAAACAATCCTATTTTAATGGAAACTCATGGCTGGTAGAAGCTTTATATAATGAGCATCTTATATATATTTCTCACACAGAGTCTATTAATGAGAAAGAGATGATTTATTTTAAAATTTTGGATTAA
- a CDS encoding FG-GAP-like repeat-containing protein — protein sequence MKKITLFLITVVFTYFVGNAQYVFSTIDGPINVAQASPVTYSLNDVGNSAGVTTPTSGSYISFRVSVDWSEGSGVPWSSEADLTFTTSSGSVNINPPTSGDANSTSDATIIFEGDLPGLYDPSTDGYIDLVFNQSYSGSNADWSNIVVTLYETPSCPNPTNPTASNIMANSADLQWTEIGSSLSWNIEWGVAGFPLGSGNSVPNLNTTSYNLSNLSQGTSYDFYVQANCGDGEVSNFVGPVSFTTLVPSRINFTQQSIAVSGYDMAVVDMNGDFLDDIVGVSSTNINIQEQNLNGSFTNKNITTPNANYLPSWSMAAADFDANGKTDLLYGSGSGVTFMQASSDGNSFTEQSTSDYVFSQRSNFVDINNDGNLDAFVCHDVEPNVYFINDGTGNFTFYQSDVTAGAPYSLGNYPTGGDYGSIWIDYNNDRNIDLFIAKCGGAEERRTNMMVTNNGDGTYTENAAVIGLADPMQTWSSAWGDFDNDGDMDVFVGASSGSHKLMENSGFSDDGNPNNDYVFTDVTAGAGINAPTGWESSAYDIDNDGYLDIISNGSIMYGKGDMTFEDADNTQINYKNGSFGDLNNDGFIDTYYNETIYYNLGNSNNWVKINTVGMAHVTPNYSNRNGIGARVELVTPSGTQIRDVRSGEGFEFMSSLNTHFGIGTETSITEIRVYWPSGVVDVFENPSINTTHVLVEGTAPLSIEDQTISDISIYPNPVDDVLKIKTSTVLTEKIATIFDVTGKRVFNQMMTNNELNVSSLQGGVYFLRIESNGRSIRRKFIKK from the coding sequence ATGAAAAAAATTACCTTATTTTTAATAACTGTTGTCTTTACCTATTTTGTAGGAAATGCACAGTATGTTTTTAGCACTATCGATGGGCCAATAAATGTGGCTCAAGCATCTCCTGTAACTTATAGCCTTAACGATGTTGGCAATTCAGCAGGTGTTACCACTCCCACATCTGGTTCTTACATTTCTTTTAGAGTCTCTGTCGATTGGTCAGAGGGGTCTGGTGTTCCATGGTCTAGTGAAGCAGACTTAACATTTACAACCTCTTCGGGCTCTGTTAACATTAACCCTCCTACTTCTGGTGATGCCAATTCAACAAGTGATGCAACAATAATTTTTGAAGGAGATTTACCAGGTCTTTATGATCCATCAACCGATGGCTATATTGATTTAGTATTTAATCAAAGTTATAGTGGCTCAAATGCCGATTGGTCTAATATTGTTGTTACATTATATGAAACTCCTTCTTGTCCAAACCCTACAAATCCAACTGCCAGTAATATTATGGCAAATTCAGCAGATCTCCAATGGACTGAAATAGGGTCATCACTCTCTTGGAATATTGAATGGGGTGTTGCAGGTTTTCCGTTAGGTTCGGGTAATAGTGTTCCTAACCTAAATACAACATCTTATAACCTTTCAAACTTATCCCAAGGCACTTCTTATGATTTTTATGTACAGGCTAATTGTGGTGATGGTGAAGTTTCAAACTTTGTTGGACCAGTAAGTTTTACAACGCTTGTACCTTCAAGAATTAATTTCACTCAGCAATCAATTGCGGTTAGTGGTTATGATATGGCCGTTGTTGATATGAATGGAGACTTTTTAGATGATATTGTTGGGGTTTCTTCTACGAATATTAACATTCAAGAACAAAATCTAAATGGTTCTTTTACGAACAAAAATATTACCACACCTAACGCAAATTATCTACCAAGTTGGAGTATGGCTGCAGCTGACTTTGATGCAAATGGGAAAACCGATTTACTTTATGGGTCTGGCAGTGGTGTAACATTTATGCAAGCAAGCAGCGATGGTAATAGCTTTACCGAACAATCCACTTCAGATTATGTATTCTCTCAACGCTCTAACTTTGTAGATATTAATAACGACGGAAACCTTGATGCTTTTGTTTGCCACGATGTAGAGCCAAACGTATATTTTATAAACGATGGTACTGGCAACTTTACTTTTTATCAATCTGACGTAACCGCTGGAGCACCTTACTCACTAGGTAATTATCCTACTGGAGGTGATTATGGGTCTATCTGGATAGATTATAATAACGATAGAAACATCGATTTATTCATCGCTAAGTGTGGAGGAGCTGAAGAGCGAAGAACAAATATGATGGTTACAAATAATGGAGATGGCACTTACACTGAAAATGCTGCTGTTATAGGTTTGGCAGACCCAATGCAAACTTGGTCTTCTGCTTGGGGAGATTTTGATAATGATGGTGATATGGATGTGTTTGTTGGCGCAAGTTCTGGTTCTCACAAATTAATGGAAAACAGTGGTTTCTCTGATGATGGCAACCCGAACAATGACTATGTTTTTACCGATGTTACGGCTGGTGCTGGGATTAATGCTCCAACAGGATGGGAAAGCTCTGCGTACGACATTGACAATGATGGCTATCTTGATATTATAAGTAATGGTTCTATTATGTATGGAAAGGGAGACATGACTTTTGAAGATGCCGATAATACTCAAATCAACTATAAAAATGGAAGTTTTGGTGATTTAAATAACGATGGGTTTATAGACACCTATTATAACGAAACCATATATTACAATCTTGGTAATAGTAATAATTGGGTTAAGATAAACACTGTAGGTATGGCACATGTTACACCAAACTACAGCAATAGAAACGGAATAGGTGCTAGAGTTGAATTAGTGACTCCTTCTGGCACTCAAATTAGAGATGTAAGAAGTGGCGAAGGCTTTGAATTTATGAGTTCGCTTAACACTCATTTTGGTATAGGTACAGAAACTTCAATTACAGAAATTAGAGTGTATTGGCCTTCTGGTGTCGTTGATGTATTTGAAAATCCTAGCATTAATACTACTCATGTGCTTGTTGAAGGTACAGCTCCTCTTAGTATCGAAGATCAGACTATCTCAGATATCTCAATTTATCCTAACCCTGTAGATGATGTTTTAAAGATTAAAACCTCAACAGTATTAACAGAAAAAATCGCTACGATTTTTGATGTTACAGGAAAACGTGTTTTCAACCAAATGATGACTAATAATGAACTTAATGTTTCAAGTCTTCAAGGAGGTGTTTACTTCTTGAGAATTGAATCTAATGGTCGAAGCATAAGACGAAAGTTTATTAAAAAATAA
- a CDS encoding Ig-like domain-containing protein → MKKKYILKLFFLTLLSLSSCSESDDNTTPLSIETNPDEIILAQNSQVEIFIFNNDANIPQSGTLSISAPSLGSVVINNNNTPENVNDDYLVYTANPNTVGDDSIQYTICDASNNCSTENVSLSITTLSVVNMFEGDTPHQALSSYNFFEGDLSNLNPTFGVLPYDLITPLFTDYAKKKRFIWMPNGVKANYINDYSPLDFPTGSIIIKNFYYNNVQPNNSTKIIETRIMYKKASGWDFANYVWNEEQTEAYFTNQGSIVNISWLENGALKTTDYRVPSRAECFTCHNSSDSPTPIGLKPQNINRDYNFDGEIMNQLLKLNQVGYLNSNLPNSINTVVAWDDESQSLNDRVRSYLDINCAHCHSDGGHCNYRPMRFEFRLTENPENIGVCVVPETQFIPNSYIVTPNDIDLSILYYRLSTEDESFRMPLLGRTINHREGINLIEEWINSLNNCN, encoded by the coding sequence ATGAAAAAGAAATACATTCTAAAACTGTTTTTTTTAACCTTGTTGTCACTTTCATCTTGTAGCGAATCAGATGATAACACAACACCTTTGTCTATTGAAACAAATCCGGACGAAATTATTTTGGCCCAAAACTCTCAGGTCGAGATATTTATATTCAACAATGATGCTAATATTCCTCAATCTGGTACGCTTTCAATAAGTGCCCCTTCATTGGGTTCGGTAGTGATTAACAACAATAATACTCCCGAAAATGTAAATGATGATTATTTAGTCTACACCGCAAATCCAAACACTGTTGGTGATGATTCAATTCAATATACCATCTGTGATGCTTCTAATAACTGTTCAACTGAAAATGTTTCTTTGTCAATCACAACCTTGTCTGTTGTAAATATGTTTGAAGGAGACACTCCTCACCAAGCATTATCATCCTACAATTTTTTTGAAGGAGATTTAAGCAACCTCAACCCTACTTTTGGCGTTTTACCTTATGATCTTATTACTCCGTTGTTTACAGATTACGCGAAGAAAAAACGCTTTATTTGGATGCCTAATGGAGTTAAAGCAAATTACATCAATGATTATTCTCCCCTAGATTTTCCAACCGGAAGTATTATCATAAAAAACTTTTATTACAATAACGTACAACCCAATAATTCTACAAAAATTATTGAAACCCGGATTATGTATAAAAAAGCAAGTGGTTGGGATTTTGCAAACTACGTCTGGAACGAAGAACAAACAGAAGCCTATTTTACAAATCAAGGAAGTATAGTAAATATCAGTTGGCTAGAGAATGGTGCCTTAAAGACTACAGACTATAGGGTTCCTTCTAGAGCAGAATGTTTTACTTGCCATAACAGTTCTGATAGTCCAACTCCTATTGGCCTAAAACCACAAAATATTAACAGAGATTATAATTTTGATGGGGAAATTATGAACCAACTTCTTAAGCTCAATCAAGTTGGTTATTTAAATTCAAATTTGCCCAATTCCATTAACACTGTTGTTGCTTGGGATGATGAATCCCAGTCATTAAACGATAGAGTGAGATCCTATTTAGATATCAATTGTGCACATTGCCATTCAGATGGTGGGCACTGCAACTATAGACCAATGAGGTTTGAGTTTCGTTTAACTGAAAACCCAGAAAACATTGGTGTCTGTGTGGTTCCTGAAACACAATTTATACCAAATTCTTATATTGTAACACCCAACGATATAGACTTATCTATTCTTTACTACAGATTGAGTACTGAGGACGAATCATTTAGAATGCCTTTATTAGGCAGAACTATTAACCATAGAGAGGGAATTAATCTTATAGAAGAATGGATCAATTCTCTTAATAACTGTAATTAA